From the Candidatus Bipolaricaulota bacterium genome, the window CCCCTTCTCGAGCCGGTCGAGCCGCGCGCTGATCTCATCCAGCTTGCTCGTCAGCTTTCGCAGCTCCTCCGCCAGACCGCTCGGATCGGGCGCCGGACCACCAGGAGGGGGTGGCGGGGGAGGAGGGGCCATCATCCCCATACCACGTCCCATTCCTCGTCCCATCCCGCGACCCATGCCGCGTCCCATCCCCATCCCGCCGACGAACCCTCCGGCAGCAGGAGCGGTCGCTGGGGTCAGGCGGCCGGCAGCGGCCTCGATGGCCTGCTCCTCGACCGTGCCCTGTGCCTGTATCATCTGCACCCCTCCCTGGGAGAGGACATTCGCGGCATTCGGCCCGAATGAACCGGCAAGGACCATCTGCGCCCCGCGATTGATCACGAGCTGCGCCGCCTGGATCCCGGCTCCGCCCATCGCGCCGGCGTAGGGGTTCTGAACCACTTCGTGCGATACTATCCTTCCGTCTTCAACATCGACCACGGTGAACGTCGGGCACCTCCCGAACACCGGGGAGATCGTGTCGTCCAGTCCACCGCGGTTTGTCGCTGCAATAACCCTCATTTATTTCCTCCTAAGTCTGTTGTGTCTGATACGGAACCGGAGTGTACGGATACCCCTGGTAGCCGGTGTAGCGGACCGGCCCGTAGCCGAACCATCCTGGGTAGCCGGTCCCGTACGCCCCGGTCCACCACCAACCCCGCGGTAGCCAGGGGAAGTTGCGGCAGTATGGGTAGGGGTTCCCCGGCCAGGCGTACGCCCCGCGGCCCCAGCCGTACATCCCCCGGCCGCGGCCCATTCCGTATCCGCGTCCGAACCGTCCACCGCGCATCTCGATCACGCTCCTTTCTCCAGCTCCTCCAGGCGCTTGGCGAGTGCCTCGAGCTGTCGCTCGAGCGCTTCCTTCTGCGCCTTCAGATTCTGGAGCTCCTGGTCGCGCGACAGTGGCGCGCCGTAGTAGGGCCATGCTCCGACTGCGGTCGGAGCGCCGCTATATCCCAGCCAATTGGCGAACTGCCCAAGCTGACCGGTTGCCTGCAGGTACTGCGCCCCGGGCGGCATCCCGCCCCAGCCGGGCGAGTAACCGAACCGCATCCAGCCGGGCATCCCCGTCAGGTAGTACATGTTCCTCCATCCGTGTCCCATCGTGATCCCTCCTTATTTGCGGTTTCGTTCACCGGGATTATAATCATATGCACAAAATTTGTCAAGCCAGTGTCCCTTCTCACCGCAGAGACGCGGAGAGCGCTGAGAAGTAATTTAGATGAGGCTTTGAACCGACTCGACTCCAGCGATGAGGGTGGCACTGACCCTACGGGCGAGGTCCCCGCTTCCATCCCCAGCGAGCTCTGTGCCTCTGCAGTGGAGAGGAAATTTGCCCCGAGGACGGTGTCCGCGGTATAGTAAGCACATGCACTCTTAGTGGAGGAAGGATGGGAAGACAGAAGAAACCGCGCTACTGTCGAG encodes:
- a CDS encoding NifB/NifX family molybdenum-iron cluster-binding protein, which translates into the protein MRVIAATNRGGLDDTISPVFGRCPTFTVVDVEDGRIVSHEVVQNPYAGAMGGAGIQAAQLVINRGAQMVLAGSFGPNAANVLSQGGVQMIQAQGTVEEQAIEAAAGRLTPATAPAAGGFVGGMGMGRGMGRGMGRGMGRGMGMMAPPPPPPPPGGPAPDPSGLAEELRKLTSKLDEISARLDRLEKG
- a CDS encoding DUF5320 domain-containing protein encodes the protein MGHGWRNMYYLTGMPGWMRFGYSPGWGGMPPGAQYLQATGQLGQFANWLGYSGAPTAVGAWPYYGAPLSRDQELQNLKAQKEALERQLEALAKRLEELEKGA